In a genomic window of Siphonobacter curvatus:
- a CDS encoding response regulator, whose amino-acid sequence MNQAMICPLILVVEDDKEYQELLERGHKRSQISCEFKIVDSAEEAFQYLENHHTIPNLILLDYDLPGMDGLQMVEELKKSSYRALPILMFSVHNRPQLIEQAYEKGVSSFIPKPDGYTSIIELWHSICTFWGEYASLPTLT is encoded by the coding sequence ATGAATCAAGCTATGATATGCCCGTTGATCCTGGTTGTGGAAGACGATAAAGAGTACCAGGAGTTACTGGAAAGAGGCCACAAGAGAAGCCAAATTTCTTGTGAGTTTAAGATAGTAGATTCGGCGGAAGAGGCATTTCAGTATCTGGAAAATCATCATACGATTCCCAATCTTATTTTGCTGGATTATGATTTGCCCGGCATGGACGGCCTGCAAATGGTAGAAGAGCTGAAAAAGTCGTCTTATCGGGCTCTGCCCATTCTTATGTTTTCCGTGCACAATCGTCCTCAACTTATTGAGCAGGCCTACGAAAAAGGAGTGAGTTCGTTCATTCCTAAACCCGATGGTTACACCTCGATTATCGAACTTTGGCATAGCATCTGTACCTTTTGGGGTGAGTATGCCAGTTTGCCTACGCTTACTTAA
- a CDS encoding efflux RND transporter periplasmic adaptor subunit, producing the protein MNRMLLLMSLCGLLCLASCESKHEEKEEETKYLVTSPAQMDTLITQNYVCQIHSISHIELRAQEKGYLQNIYVDEGKFVRKGQLLFRIMPNLYQAEFQKAQAEAKAAQIEVDNVKPLADKNVVAKNELAMAMAKLEKAKAELSLAHTHLDFTEIRAPFDGIIDRFQVRLGSLVDEGQLLTTLSDNRQLWVYFNVPEAEYLNFRAHNQNQDKIKVNLLMANNELFAHPGVVETIEADFNNETGNIAFRATFPNPKGLLRHGETGNIQMAVPLKNAIIIPQKATFEVLEKRYVYVVGKDNKVHSREITVGAEMPDLYVVKEGLAANDKILLEGIRKVHDNDKIAYNYEDPKSVIPKLKVYTE; encoded by the coding sequence ATGAATCGAATGCTCCTGCTGATGAGCTTGTGTGGCCTATTGTGCCTCGCAAGCTGTGAATCCAAACACGAAGAAAAGGAAGAGGAAACCAAATATTTGGTGACCAGTCCCGCCCAAATGGATACGCTGATTACGCAAAATTACGTATGCCAAATCCACTCCATCAGCCACATTGAACTTCGGGCTCAGGAAAAAGGCTATCTGCAGAACATCTACGTGGACGAAGGAAAGTTCGTAAGAAAAGGACAACTTCTGTTCCGTATCATGCCGAACCTGTATCAGGCCGAATTCCAGAAAGCTCAGGCCGAAGCCAAAGCGGCCCAGATTGAAGTAGACAACGTTAAGCCCTTGGCTGATAAAAACGTAGTCGCCAAAAATGAACTGGCGATGGCGATGGCGAAACTCGAAAAAGCCAAAGCCGAACTTTCCCTCGCTCATACACATCTTGATTTTACTGAAATCCGGGCTCCTTTTGATGGCATCATCGACCGTTTTCAGGTACGGTTGGGTAGCTTAGTCGATGAAGGACAACTCCTTACCACGCTCTCTGATAATCGCCAGTTGTGGGTGTACTTCAACGTACCGGAAGCCGAATACCTCAATTTCAGGGCTCACAATCAAAACCAGGATAAAATTAAGGTGAACCTCTTAATGGCAAACAATGAATTGTTTGCTCATCCCGGCGTGGTCGAAACCATTGAAGCGGACTTCAATAACGAGACGGGTAACATTGCTTTCCGGGCCACTTTCCCCAACCCTAAAGGTCTGCTTCGCCACGGCGAAACGGGTAATATTCAAATGGCCGTCCCGCTGAAAAACGCCATCATCATTCCGCAGAAAGCCACGTTCGAGGTACTGGAAAAACGATACGTATACGTGGTGGGTAAAGACAACAAAGTACACTCGCGTGAAATTACCGTCGGAGCCGAGATGCCCGACCTCTACGTAGTCAAAGAAGGTTTAGCGGCTAATGACAAGATTCTTCTCGAAGGTATCCGTAAGGTACACGACAATGATAAAATCGCTTATAACTACGAGGACCCCAAATCGGTGATCCCGAAATTAAAAGTGTATACCGAGTAG
- a CDS encoding efflux RND transporter periplasmic adaptor subunit produces MKKSIGFGAMLLGACLTGCQTKQEQSDQTDEKLTLPVVKLTQQSTELQREYVSTLEAVRNVEIRARVGGFLEKIHVDEGQRVQKGQVLFSLNAAEYQVEADKAKAALKIAQAQAKTAEVEVGRVKLLLASKVVSPSEMELAQAKLEAARAEIDEARASHQAAALKLTQAQIRAPFDGVINRIPFKIGSLIEEGALLTTVSDIHEVFAYFDVSEREYLGFIKNNRNLLGKGGKEVEMLLADESLYPYKGHIEVMESTFEGGSGTIAFRARFANPKQLLKHGSSGKIRISTQVSNALLVPQKSVFEVQDKNYVFVVDQGGKVKSRSFVPRGRVGKHYIVSSGLQPGERIVFEGIQNVRDGEEITPKPISSDSLGISQENAVKVM; encoded by the coding sequence ATGAAAAAGAGCATAGGCTTTGGGGCCATGCTGCTCGGTGCGTGTTTGACGGGTTGTCAGACCAAGCAGGAGCAGTCCGATCAAACGGACGAAAAACTGACCTTGCCCGTCGTAAAGCTTACTCAGCAATCTACGGAATTGCAACGCGAATATGTGAGTACGCTTGAGGCGGTTCGTAATGTAGAGATTCGGGCTCGTGTAGGAGGTTTTCTCGAAAAAATTCACGTGGATGAAGGACAGCGGGTTCAGAAAGGACAGGTACTCTTTAGTCTGAACGCCGCCGAATATCAGGTAGAAGCCGACAAAGCAAAGGCCGCCCTGAAAATTGCCCAGGCACAAGCCAAAACCGCCGAAGTAGAAGTAGGGCGAGTAAAGTTGCTGTTGGCTAGCAAAGTGGTATCGCCCTCGGAGATGGAGTTGGCTCAGGCCAAATTGGAAGCGGCACGGGCCGAAATCGACGAGGCCCGGGCGTCACATCAGGCGGCGGCCCTGAAACTGACGCAGGCTCAGATCCGGGCTCCGTTCGACGGTGTCATCAACCGGATTCCCTTTAAAATCGGTAGTCTAATTGAGGAAGGGGCTCTGCTAACGACCGTTTCGGACATTCACGAGGTGTTCGCCTATTTCGACGTATCGGAACGCGAGTACCTGGGCTTCATCAAAAACAACCGGAATCTGCTGGGTAAAGGAGGCAAAGAAGTAGAAATGCTGCTGGCCGACGAATCCCTGTACCCTTACAAAGGTCACATCGAAGTGATGGAAAGTACGTTTGAAGGCGGTTCCGGTACGATTGCCTTCCGGGCCCGGTTTGCTAATCCCAAGCAACTTTTAAAGCACGGTTCTTCCGGTAAAATCCGAATCAGTACACAGGTTTCCAATGCCCTGCTCGTCCCGCAAAAATCCGTTTTTGAAGTACAGGATAAGAACTACGTCTTTGTGGTAGATCAGGGAGGGAAAGTGAAATCCCGCAGTTTCGTTCCCCGGGGCCGGGTCGGCAAGCATTACATTGTCAGCTCGGGGTTACAGCCCGGCGAACGCATCGTCTTTGAAGGCATTCAGAATGTTCGGGATGGTGAAGAAATTACCCCCAAACCCATTTCCAGCGATAGCCTCGGTATTTCGCAGGAAAACGCCGTCAAGGTGATGTAA
- a CDS encoding sensor histidine kinase, which yields MAKQNSEYSTQLDLLTDYLFANRETILNAWRMRCASDPASPKHTNFSREEFNDQIPSLLNYLSQRIKGEKKNNNVLEFSEEHGLHRWQSGYSLSELSRELSHLYEVIQERFQAFLDQYPDTQVQVMTHAHRQLLQLAKDLNLGSILYFDQLRQTAAAEQVRTLENALKNLEEITKQRGEHLRQVSHDLRGNLGLISGATASLQLPKKESDRQKFLEMLAKNIRAAEDMLTQLMNYARLEAGQEVIENQPFDASELLQKIIKRFEGLAKTKKLKLNVDGPPKLLVVGDPMKIERIIQNLLLNALKYTEKGWVNVTWIQETDSRWQVSVQDTGPGLKEGVVSLLAQQLQPYVHSTSSHRQVEILDPEVPATRLSNKQSSENSGEGIGLFIVKRLCELLKANMEIETSEKGTLIRIRLLINQKQESHS from the coding sequence ATGGCTAAACAGAACTCGGAATACAGTACCCAGCTCGATTTATTAACAGATTATCTCTTTGCTAATCGGGAAACTATTTTGAACGCTTGGCGGATGCGGTGTGCCAGTGATCCGGCCTCTCCTAAGCATACCAACTTCTCACGGGAAGAATTCAACGATCAAATTCCGAGTCTGCTTAACTATCTATCGCAACGCATCAAAGGCGAGAAAAAAAACAACAACGTTCTTGAGTTTTCCGAAGAGCACGGGCTTCATCGCTGGCAAAGTGGATACTCCCTCAGTGAATTGTCGCGGGAATTGAGTCATTTATACGAAGTCATTCAGGAGCGATTCCAAGCCTTTCTGGACCAGTATCCGGATACGCAAGTACAGGTAATGACGCATGCTCATCGCCAGCTTCTTCAGTTAGCTAAAGATTTAAATTTAGGAAGCATTTTGTACTTTGATCAGCTTCGCCAAACGGCCGCCGCTGAACAAGTACGAACCTTGGAAAATGCCCTGAAAAACCTGGAGGAAATTACAAAACAACGGGGCGAACACCTGCGCCAGGTTTCGCATGATTTACGCGGTAATCTGGGACTAATTTCGGGAGCTACGGCTTCCTTACAGCTGCCCAAGAAGGAGTCGGATCGGCAAAAGTTTCTGGAAATGCTGGCGAAAAATATACGAGCGGCCGAAGATATGCTTACGCAGTTGATGAATTACGCTCGCTTGGAAGCTGGTCAGGAAGTAATTGAGAACCAGCCTTTCGATGCTAGTGAATTATTACAGAAAATCATTAAAAGGTTTGAAGGGCTGGCAAAAACCAAAAAGCTGAAGCTAAATGTTGATGGTCCACCGAAATTATTAGTAGTGGGCGACCCCATGAAGATAGAACGGATCATTCAGAATCTCTTACTCAATGCCCTCAAGTATACGGAAAAAGGATGGGTAAACGTGACCTGGATACAGGAAACGGACTCCCGCTGGCAGGTAAGTGTGCAGGATACAGGTCCTGGCCTCAAAGAAGGAGTCGTTTCTCTGTTAGCCCAGCAGCTGCAGCCTTACGTACACTCAACCAGCTCGCATAGACAGGTAGAAATTCTGGATCCGGAAGTTCCTGCAACCCGATTGAGTAACAAACAAAGCAGTGAAAACAGCGGGGAAGGGATTGGCTTGTTTATTGTCAAACGTCTATGTGAGCTATTAAAAGCGAACATGGAAATTGAAACCAGCGAAAAAGGTACTCTGATTCGTATTCGTCTGTTAATCAACCAGAAACAGGAAAGCCATTCCTGA
- a CDS encoding efflux RND transporter permease subunit: MFRQFIHRPVLAIVISLVIILTGILAINSLPISQFPEISPPMVIVRASYPGASAKVLTESVLIPIEQAINGVPGMKYMTSDATSAGEANVQVVFNLGTNPDQAVVNINTRIAQVLNRLPILVQREGIIVNRIVPNMLMYVNLYSKDPHADMKFLFNFAGVNMLPELQRLGGIGQASILGSRQYAMRIWLKPDRMRAYNISADDVMEALNEQSVIGSPGRLGRSDGKRAEALEYVLTYQGRYNDVEQYKNVIVKSNPNGEILYLKDVASVELGSEYYDIYSNLNGYPSAAIVLKQTYGSNASDVIKEVKDKLEELKKTSFPPGMDYKISYDVSNFLDASIEGVIHTLRDAFILVALVVFIFLGDWRSTLIPTIAVPVSLIGAFTFMQMFGLTINMITLFALVLAIGIVVDDAIVVVEAVHAKMEEKHLSPYKAVKEVLHEISGAVIAITLLMTAVFVPVAFMTGPVGIFYRQFSITMATSIVLSGLVALTLTPVLCAMILKNNHGKPRKKTVLNRALDSFNRGFDKLTGKYTGLLRMIVNRRVVTWGILLVFGLGIFGISSTLPSGFIPSEDQGMIYAIIQTPPGSTLERTNDIGRKLQSIAEKVEGIESVSALAGYEVLTEGRGSNAGTCLINLKPWSERHQTVTEIIYELEEKAKAIPGATIEFFDPPAVPGYGAAGGFSLQLLDKTNSGDYNQLQKVTNDFMAELKKRKELMGLFTFYSANYPQYELEIDNKLAMQKGVSIGNAMNTLSILIGSTYELGFIKFQRFFKVFVQAAPEYRRLPDDLLQLYVKNDKGEMVPFSAFMKIKKTQGANEINRYNMYTTAAFRGAPAKGYSSGEAIKVIKEVAAKTLPKGYDIDWAGLSKDEVMRGNEAIYIFLIVLVFVYMVLAAQYESFILPLAVIFSLPAGIFGSFALIKMMGLANDIYAQVGLVMLVGLLGKNAVLIVEFAVQKHREGMSVFNAAIEGAKARFRPILMTSFAFIAGLIPLVIATGPGAIGNRTIGSSALGGMLFGTVFGVIVVPGLYYIFGSIAAKRKLIKHEEENPLTEEIEHHV, encoded by the coding sequence ATGTTTCGTCAATTCATTCATCGACCCGTACTGGCAATTGTCATTTCACTGGTCATTATATTAACGGGTATACTGGCCATCAACAGTCTGCCCATCTCCCAGTTCCCGGAAATTTCTCCCCCAATGGTTATCGTACGGGCGTCGTATCCCGGAGCGAGTGCCAAGGTACTGACCGAATCGGTGCTGATTCCGATCGAGCAGGCCATCAACGGGGTTCCAGGCATGAAGTACATGACTTCCGATGCTACGAGTGCCGGGGAAGCCAACGTTCAGGTCGTATTTAACCTGGGTACGAACCCCGATCAGGCGGTTGTCAACATCAATACCCGGATTGCTCAGGTACTCAACCGGCTACCCATTCTGGTCCAACGCGAAGGGATCATTGTGAACCGGATCGTGCCGAACATGTTGATGTACGTCAACCTGTATAGTAAGGACCCGCACGCCGACATGAAGTTCCTCTTCAACTTTGCTGGGGTAAACATGTTACCCGAATTGCAGCGTCTGGGCGGGATTGGTCAAGCCAGTATCCTAGGTAGCCGTCAGTACGCCATGCGGATCTGGCTGAAACCCGACCGGATGCGGGCCTACAACATTTCGGCGGACGACGTGATGGAAGCTCTTAACGAGCAAAGCGTCATCGGATCGCCGGGTCGTTTGGGTCGAAGCGACGGCAAACGGGCCGAAGCTCTGGAGTACGTACTGACCTATCAGGGCCGCTACAATGATGTAGAGCAGTACAAAAATGTGATCGTCAAGTCGAATCCGAACGGAGAAATTCTGTATCTGAAAGATGTAGCCAGCGTAGAGCTGGGCAGTGAATACTACGATATTTACTCCAACCTCAACGGCTATCCTTCGGCGGCTATTGTCCTGAAACAAACGTACGGTAGTAATGCCAGTGACGTAATCAAGGAAGTAAAAGACAAACTGGAGGAGCTGAAGAAAACGTCCTTCCCGCCGGGCATGGATTACAAAATCAGCTACGACGTTTCCAACTTCCTCGATGCTTCCATTGAGGGGGTAATTCACACCCTGCGGGATGCGTTTATTCTGGTGGCTCTGGTGGTATTCATCTTCCTGGGCGACTGGCGTTCAACGCTGATTCCGACCATTGCCGTACCCGTATCGTTGATCGGAGCCTTTACCTTCATGCAAATGTTTGGGCTGACCATCAACATGATTACGCTGTTCGCTCTGGTACTCGCCATTGGTATCGTAGTCGATGATGCCATTGTAGTCGTCGAGGCCGTGCACGCCAAGATGGAGGAAAAGCATTTATCGCCCTATAAAGCGGTAAAAGAAGTACTGCATGAAATCAGCGGTGCCGTAATCGCCATTACGCTGTTAATGACGGCGGTGTTCGTTCCGGTTGCCTTCATGACGGGTCCCGTAGGGATTTTCTACCGGCAATTCTCGATTACCATGGCTACGTCCATCGTACTTTCGGGTCTGGTTGCTCTGACGCTGACGCCGGTACTCTGTGCCATGATTTTGAAGAATAATCACGGCAAGCCTCGTAAGAAAACGGTACTGAACCGGGCTCTGGACAGCTTCAACCGCGGTTTTGATAAACTAACGGGTAAGTACACTGGCCTGTTACGTATGATCGTGAATCGTCGGGTGGTGACCTGGGGTATTTTGCTGGTCTTTGGGTTGGGCATCTTCGGTATTTCCAGTACACTTCCGTCGGGTTTTATTCCCAGCGAAGATCAGGGGATGATTTACGCCATCATTCAGACGCCTCCAGGTTCTACCCTTGAACGTACCAATGACATTGGCCGTAAGCTTCAGTCTATTGCCGAAAAAGTAGAAGGTATTGAGTCGGTTTCTGCTTTGGCCGGTTACGAGGTATTGACGGAAGGTCGGGGTTCCAACGCCGGTACCTGTTTGATTAACCTCAAGCCCTGGTCAGAACGTCATCAAACGGTGACCGAGATCATCTACGAACTTGAAGAAAAAGCCAAAGCCATCCCCGGAGCGACGATCGAATTCTTCGATCCCCCGGCCGTACCGGGTTACGGTGCTGCGGGTGGTTTCTCGCTCCAGTTGCTGGACAAAACCAACAGCGGGGATTATAACCAGTTGCAGAAAGTCACGAACGACTTCATGGCTGAGCTGAAAAAGCGGAAAGAACTGATGGGTCTCTTCACGTTCTACAGTGCGAACTACCCACAGTACGAACTGGAAATTGATAACAAACTGGCCATGCAGAAGGGTGTCTCCATCGGCAATGCCATGAATACGCTGTCCATTCTGATCGGTAGTACGTACGAGCTGGGCTTCATCAAATTCCAACGCTTCTTTAAAGTATTCGTACAGGCCGCTCCTGAGTACCGTCGCTTACCGGACGATCTGTTGCAGTTGTACGTGAAAAATGATAAAGGTGAAATGGTACCCTTCTCGGCCTTCATGAAAATCAAGAAGACGCAAGGAGCCAACGAGATTAACCGCTATAACATGTATACGACGGCAGCCTTCCGGGGTGCTCCAGCCAAAGGTTACAGTAGTGGTGAGGCCATCAAAGTTATCAAGGAAGTAGCGGCCAAAACGCTGCCGAAAGGATATGACATTGACTGGGCCGGTCTTTCGAAAGATGAGGTAATGCGGGGGAACGAAGCCATTTACATCTTCCTCATCGTATTGGTATTCGTTTACATGGTACTCGCTGCTCAGTACGAAAGCTTTATTCTGCCGCTGGCGGTTATTTTCTCACTGCCCGCTGGTATTTTCGGCTCCTTTGCTCTGATTAAAATGATGGGTCTGGCCAACGACATCTATGCTCAGGTGGGTCTGGTCATGCTGGTTGGTCTGCTCGGTAAAAACGCCGTATTGATTGTGGAGTTTGCCGTACAGAAACACCGCGAAGGGATGTCGGTTTTCAATGCCGCCATCGAGGGAGCCAAGGCTCGTTTCCGCCCCATTTTGATGACTTCTTTCGCCTTTATTGCGGGACTGATTCCGCTGGTGATTGCTACGGGCCCCGGTGCCATTGGTAACCGTACTATTGGTTCATCCGCTCTGGGCGGGATGCTTTTCGGAACGGTATTCGGCGTGATTGTTGTACCGGGTCTGTACTACATCTTCGGCAGTATTGCGGCCAAGCGTAAACTCATCAAGCACGAAGAGGAAAATCCCTTAACTGAAGAAATTGAGCATCATGTTTAG
- a CDS encoding ABC-F family ATP-binding cassette domain-containing protein, with protein MNALSYVHANGDALLDSISLSVATGEKAALVGNNGVGKSTLLQIIAGQRQAASGEIVLSEKPYYVPQHVGQYDSYTVAEVLGVAEKLKALRAILSGDAAEAHFTTLADDWELEERLQAAFESWHIKTLDLDQTLGGLSGGEKTKVFLAGLFLHSPGIVLLDEPTNHLDGTSRLRLYHWLSQSKTTVLIVSHDRALLNQLDTTLELGKGHLEVYGGNYDFYQEQKRTQREALKAQADEHEKTLKQAQQKARDLAEQRQKQESRGKAQGQKQALPRIIAGGRKTQAEQSTAKLKEVHQEKLQDLSGQLRSVRTQLHQTQPLHLVLESSDLHHGKLLIEAQHLNQHLGESSLWPEPLQFQICSGDRIRIQGPNGSGKTTLLKLATGQLTPSQGEVTRADFSYVYLDQEYSLLASELTVFEQVQRFNNRQLLEHDLKNLLHQHQLPRASWDRTCDSLSGGEKMKLALCCLQVSQNRPDLLLLDEPTNNLDLTSQQIFTRAVKDFKGSLLVISHDEYFIEEIQVNRTLSLA; from the coding sequence GTGAACGCACTTTCCTATGTGCATGCCAACGGTGACGCCCTACTGGACTCGATCAGTCTTTCAGTTGCTACGGGGGAAAAAGCCGCTCTTGTCGGCAATAATGGCGTAGGAAAATCTACTCTACTACAAATCATTGCAGGCCAGCGGCAAGCCGCTTCGGGAGAAATAGTCCTTTCCGAAAAACCCTATTACGTACCCCAGCATGTAGGTCAATATGATTCATATACCGTTGCCGAAGTACTGGGCGTGGCAGAAAAGCTGAAAGCCCTACGGGCCATCCTTTCGGGCGACGCAGCTGAAGCACATTTTACGACATTGGCCGATGACTGGGAACTGGAAGAACGCCTACAGGCGGCCTTTGAATCCTGGCACATCAAAACCCTCGATCTCGACCAAACCCTTGGAGGGCTAAGCGGTGGCGAAAAAACCAAGGTTTTTCTGGCGGGTCTGTTTCTGCATTCGCCCGGTATTGTACTCTTAGACGAGCCGACGAACCACCTGGATGGTACGAGTCGTCTACGACTGTACCATTGGCTGAGTCAAAGTAAAACTACCGTACTCATTGTCAGTCACGATCGGGCTTTGTTGAATCAGTTGGATACTACTTTGGAACTTGGCAAGGGCCATCTGGAGGTATACGGAGGGAATTACGATTTTTACCAGGAACAGAAACGAACCCAGCGGGAAGCGTTAAAAGCACAGGCTGATGAACATGAAAAAACCCTTAAACAGGCACAGCAGAAGGCTCGTGACCTAGCTGAGCAACGCCAAAAACAGGAAAGCCGGGGTAAAGCCCAGGGGCAGAAACAGGCACTGCCTCGCATCATTGCCGGTGGTCGAAAAACTCAGGCCGAACAAAGCACGGCCAAGCTCAAAGAGGTCCATCAGGAAAAGCTACAGGACTTATCCGGTCAGCTTCGCTCGGTACGTACACAATTGCATCAGACTCAGCCCTTACATTTAGTACTGGAATCTTCTGATTTGCACCATGGAAAGCTGCTCATCGAAGCTCAGCATCTCAACCAGCATTTGGGGGAATCCAGTCTTTGGCCAGAGCCCTTACAGTTCCAGATTTGTTCCGGCGACCGTATTCGAATTCAAGGGCCCAATGGGTCGGGTAAAACAACACTTTTGAAACTGGCAACGGGTCAGCTAACGCCTTCCCAAGGAGAAGTAACACGAGCGGATTTTTCGTACGTCTACCTTGATCAGGAATATTCACTACTGGCCAGTGAACTGACGGTTTTTGAGCAGGTTCAACGGTTCAACAACCGACAATTACTGGAACATGATTTGAAGAATCTCCTACACCAGCATCAATTGCCGCGGGCAAGTTGGGATCGTACGTGTGATAGCTTGAGTGGCGGGGAGAAAATGAAACTGGCCCTCTGCTGTTTGCAGGTTAGTCAAAACCGACCCGATTTGCTGTTACTGGACGAGCCTACCAATAACCTGGACTTAACCAGTCAACAGATTTTCACGCGGGCTGTAAAAGATTTTAAGGGCTCCTTACTCGTGATTTCGCACGATGAATACTTTATTGAAGAAATCCAGGTGAATCGTACGCTTTCGTTAGCTTAA
- a CDS encoding DUF4269 domain-containing protein produces the protein MHFETLAYLQTGTPRQQEAYRVLTQYQVLEKLSGYDPLLVGTIPLNIDIESSDLDVICYWQDQQEFIDTVRDSFSSLKDFRIREKREIVVATFRLNTFDIEVFGQNLPTRQQLGYRHMLVEDHLLRQYGEDFRQQVIALKRQGYKTEPAFGKLLKLTGDPYEQLLRFE, from the coding sequence ATGCATTTTGAAACTCTTGCGTACTTACAAACCGGTACGCCTCGCCAACAGGAAGCGTATCGCGTACTTACGCAGTATCAGGTTTTAGAAAAACTCAGCGGGTACGATCCACTGCTGGTCGGAACGATCCCCTTGAATATCGATATCGAAAGCAGCGATCTGGACGTGATCTGTTACTGGCAGGATCAGCAGGAGTTTATCGATACAGTACGAGATTCGTTTAGCAGTTTGAAGGATTTCCGAATTCGTGAAAAGCGAGAAATCGTGGTCGCGACGTTCAGGCTGAATACGTTTGACATTGAAGTTTTTGGACAGAATCTTCCTACTCGCCAACAATTGGGCTACCGCCATATGCTCGTGGAAGACCACTTGCTACGGCAATACGGCGAAGACTTCCGCCAACAGGTCATTGCTTTGAAACGCCAGGGTTACAAAACGGAACCTGCGTTTGGTAAACTACTCAAACTTACCGGCGATCCCTACGAGCAATTACTACGCTTTGAATGA